DNA from Brassica napus cultivar Da-Ae chromosome C4, Da-Ae, whole genome shotgun sequence:
TTTATGTATTAGTATTATTCTAAGTTGCATTTATTTTATCGAAACCGAAAATACAGGATTCTCTTGGACACATAAAACAAATAGATACGTTGTATCTAGAAGATATACAAGTCGGTGTTCTTTGGTCCACTGTTTTCAAATCGTAAGATTAGCTAGtatcttttaaatatctttatCCAGCcgggaaagtttttatttacaGTGAAAAGGGTTCACATATGATCAACATAGTGTAGGTCAATTGGTTAGGTTAGGAGTAATATTTATTGCATCTGAAAGTAAGGAATTGGTATAGAAGCTTCCAAATGATTTGGTGCCGTTTCTATCCATCTTGATGGAGGAAAATCAAGAAGGATTATCATTATTATATCATGAGTCATCAGCTTACTGGATCCAATCCCTCGTAAAGGACGAATCTTTATCATGCTGGATTATGCATATATATCTTTAAGCCAAAACTAATCATCAGATTATCTCATTAATTAATGAGAATATACATATGAAAgagaattttttcttttttaaggcCGGATATATTATTCTATTACAAATTCtgagaaatattacagacgATTCTACAGCCGACAATTATACATGCCTTATAAAGATTCACGCCtcactgcatcacctgagctgTCCTATCGGATTCATGTTTAACGGTACTCTTTACGCCATGCTGCAGATCTCTTGTATGTTGTTTTTCCATTAATTCGTATAATTCTGCATTTTCTGGGAATTGAAACCTAGACCTcctggtgtagaagcattaatgaatcATTGGTTAAATGACCGGATAAGAGGACTTCCACggaaaaaatcttataaaaaacGTACAGCCGTGAATTATATATCGATGTAAAAACTTAACACTGACACTAAAGAATTATTCAATTAAACACTtagaatatatactattatttttttaattaatgaatcTGCAGGTGTAATGGAATCTCTTAACTAACATCATAAATTTGTAATAGAGATCCGGACCGAACCGACGGTCGGACCGGATTAAACCATGAACCGAAAATAATCTGGGTTGGGTTAATGCTAAAACCTAACTAAAATCGAACCAATTAAAAACTTTTATCGAATCGTCAAAAACCCGGGAACCGGCGACCCAATGAACCGACCAAACTCCGGTTCGTATATAAgccaaaattttgaaacaattaattttcttttttttaaagtaaaaaaaagatttatcaaagattaataaaatattgtctctcgtctttttcttttatagtaTCTACAActcataaattacaaaattcacaaagtttaatattcatgtcaagatattgtttttgtctacttctcatttttaaaaaaaatttatttcatgatcacttgttttgaagaCTTTAAATAGTTGAAACATTTTCGTTTCtgaaatttgtatttcaaaatataacttttatctaatctgtatatatatattttttaaaatgtattgaaGATTTAGAGTGATAATATATGCGAATAAAGTTTAAATGTGCTTTTGatattgattttagattttattgttatttttaagtttttctacACATTATGGTTAtcaaacattttatttgttatgatctattttttaaaaagatatgcatattatttataaaacatcattaaatttagtttaatctAAGTAAACCCGATCGAACCCAGTTCAGATCCGGTCGAACCACAATGATACATGacccaaaaaaattcttgtTCGCTAGCGAGTCCAGTTTTAAAAACACCGAATAAAAGACATATACagtataatattttctattctatacatgcaaaaatatgtattatattagaTTTAATCATTTAAATATTAACCGAAacactataattttatattagcAATACATCTTGTAAAATTGTCAGAGTATTTTTCTAGCTAAAATCTAAAGAATCTTTCCATGGTGATATTAAAAAGATTTTATATCTAGTCATCTAAATTCAATTCATATTAAACTgccaattactttagtaaatcAGATTTACCATTAGTTTATAGCTACTCAATCAtgttaatgattattgtatttGTATCTATCCGTCGGCGCTCCGTCCCCAGGTTTCTCGAGCTAAtaacaagacaaaaaaaaaatctgaacaaAAGAGCCTTCTGTGTTTCttcttttcataatataaaaagaaacaCCAACTCTCATCTCTTGTCTCTTCACCTCTtatctctctctagtctctacaAGCTCTATGCCTCAAGTCGATCTTGAAGCCTTTGTTTGCGCCGGTGGCTCCGACGGGAAGATCGCCTGCGAGGAGTCTACCTTCGCCGATGACCCGGAAACTCGACCTTACAACTCCGCCGCGAGTCCGGCTGATTTTCCGCCCGAATCTTACTTCTTGTCCAAAGATGCTCAGCTCGAGTGGCTCACCGACAACGCCTTCTTCGACCGTAGAGAATCGCATAGAGGAAACTCAGTGAACAATATCAACTCGAACCCTAGCTCTCAACGGTACTCCAAAGCGTCGATCATCGGTTTGCCGAAGCCGCAGAACATGTGTTTAAGCGAGGCCAAGCAGCGGAGAAACGTCGGCAAAACCGATAAAAACAAGAACCGTACGGGGTTCTTGAAACGGGTCGGGTCACGAACGAAGACGGATCTTTCGCTTCTTCGCGAACCTTCTTCTCCTAAAGTCTCGTGCATGGGTAGAGTGAGATCCAAAAGAGAACGTAGCCGCCGGATGCAACGTCAAAAATCGGTTCGACCGGAGAAGACAAACCGGGTCAAGAAACCCGGGTTCTTGGCGAGTTTCACAGCCATCTTCCGTATAGGAGGCGGCTGCAAACACGCGCCATCCCGTGGGACCCACACGCCGCCAAGTAGGGCACGTGGTGACATCAGGAGCCGGCTTCCACCGGAAAATGTTGAACCGGGAGCTTCCGGTTTGGGTGGGATGACCCGGTTcgcttccggaagaagagggGATTTGTTAGGTGGGGTTGTTGACGTGTCGTGACAAGTGTAATGTTAGTGATTGGTTGGTTTTGGTGGGACCTGTTTTAACTGTTGTTGTGTTTGAAATATCGTTGGCGCTGACGCGGCAAAGTGGTGTAACGTTCATCAGGAACACGGCAACGCGATGGCGGTGATTCTTACCCCACCAACCACACTTTGTAATGTTTATGTAGATTTTTATTTCACATTATAAtcattgatatttcttttttttttgttattgtaaaTTGTTAGAGAAAcacatttgtatttattgatcAGACAAAGCATACTTCTACCACCACTAGACTAATGGTAATTTCAGTTATATTATTAGAGCGAAGGAAGTCAAATTAGCAATCAAGCAGTTCATGGAAAATATTCGAACATCTTGTGAAGCTTTTGACTCTTTCACAAAGATTAAGTTGAAAAGAAAATCTGCAACTTAATCTTTGTGAAAGAGTCATCAAAACCTTCACAAGATGTTGAATATTTCACAAGTTGTAGAAAGATTAATTAAGTTGTagattttcttttctctcttttcaaaaaaaaaaaagattttcttTTCTCGTTCCAATCATTGATGTAcatttttcttgagaaataatTCAATTATTTAGTTGATTAACAATTGTGATTGACCACTAGACTAATATTTTCCCTATGTTTGaatggtttatttttttattttccaataaTGATATTAATACCATTTTTCTTTCtcacacatattaaatataatttaattattttttcaaatgtttttctttaattcattttgaaaaacaaaatagattaattaaagtataaaatctcaattttttaaatacaataaaaaatcGAAAACATTAAtcttatgaataaaaaatagtaatctttgAGGAGTGTTCTTTGTTTGTGATGCCAAAGCGACAAAGTCTTTGTGATGCCAAGGCACTTCC
Protein-coding regions in this window:
- the LOC106450209 gene encoding uncharacterized protein LOC106450209; its protein translation is MPQVDLEAFVCAGGSDGKIACEESTFADDPETRPYNSAASPADFPPESYFLSKDAQLEWLTDNAFFDRRESHRGNSVNNINSNPSSQRYSKASIIGLPKPQNMCLSEAKQRRNVGKTDKNKNRTGFLKRVGSRTKTDLSLLREPSSPKVSCMGRVRSKRERSRRMQRQKSVRPEKTNRVKKPGFLASFTAIFRIGGGCKHAPSRGTHTPPSRARGDIRSRLPPENVEPGASGLGGMTRFASGRRGDLLGGVVDVS